In one window of Leptospira sp. GIMC2001 DNA:
- a CDS encoding cytidylyltransferase domain-containing protein, which translates to MSGIPSTDNCFAFVQARIGSSRLTGKVLKNLPNPNGPNLLEHIHSRLIKILPEDRIVFLIPETDKQLEEFLIGRKFNYFLGPLDDVRARFRLAAEKYSADIIFRLTGDNPFVDIRAMELILEAWNYSFVHNKQALDLVSCTPLPLGMGIESFSVSALMSGEDCNEERHKEHVSLHIKEKPNLYNIIRIPTGMSSVVNGIRCTIDEPADFEMMEAICKSIAPTSILTNQSNQENSNNNQLAQLKSLDARYEESFQSNSMKVSFSDPYQQITAETVLNLYNNNPEIFAINQKVDQVRFPLPPPITKRKEQILIIAGNPKQFGYGHWERMSILAAQLAVEGFNLTMTDIEPESNSTLEKYDIVIFDKRDIDITNRMQCPVLYIDSNRSNRSKYPESHIDILPNTIHSGNLDDFNILISSYVNHTPYFNSLKKKKKWELLIYAGNLDYNSSTILDRSVVELFPPEHIYRIGGMDTGLVPWKARVTKSEWWLLLRSTKKFLSYFGQGVMEAIALDLEVATYSISKTHRELSLLLDREASIPWLGDVVAYDFDSPYDQDLSNGSNSANEKNTSSNILDSIENDKYSRKFELRFSKSSKQFTNTAISEILIWIDKEMKRSRIGL; encoded by the coding sequence ATGAGTGGTATACCTTCAACGGATAACTGTTTTGCCTTCGTTCAAGCTAGGATAGGATCTTCTCGCCTTACAGGAAAAGTTCTAAAAAATCTTCCAAATCCAAATGGACCGAATTTACTAGAACACATTCACTCACGATTGATCAAAATTTTGCCTGAAGATAGAATTGTTTTTCTGATTCCTGAGACAGATAAACAATTGGAAGAATTTCTTATTGGCAGAAAATTTAATTATTTCCTTGGTCCCCTAGATGATGTAAGGGCTCGATTTAGGCTTGCTGCAGAAAAATATTCTGCTGACATTATATTTCGACTAACGGGAGATAATCCATTTGTTGATATCAGAGCTATGGAATTGATTCTCGAAGCTTGGAATTATAGTTTTGTTCATAATAAGCAAGCTCTCGATCTAGTGAGTTGTACACCATTGCCGCTTGGTATGGGTATAGAATCCTTTTCTGTGTCAGCACTTATGAGTGGTGAGGATTGTAACGAAGAAAGACATAAAGAGCATGTAAGTCTTCATATAAAAGAAAAGCCAAATCTATACAATATTATTCGGATCCCCACTGGTATGAGTTCAGTTGTGAATGGCATACGATGCACAATTGATGAGCCTGCTGATTTTGAGATGATGGAAGCAATTTGCAAATCTATTGCTCCAACGTCTATCTTGACGAACCAATCAAATCAAGAAAATTCCAATAACAATCAACTTGCTCAACTCAAATCATTGGACGCAAGGTATGAGGAATCTTTTCAATCTAACTCAATGAAAGTAAGTTTCTCTGATCCTTATCAGCAGATCACTGCCGAGACTGTTTTAAATTTGTATAATAACAATCCAGAGATTTTTGCTATCAATCAGAAAGTAGATCAAGTTCGTTTTCCCTTACCTCCGCCGATCACTAAGAGAAAGGAACAAATTCTAATCATCGCTGGAAATCCCAAGCAATTTGGTTATGGACACTGGGAAAGGATGAGTATTCTCGCGGCACAACTCGCTGTTGAAGGATTCAATCTGACTATGACAGACATTGAACCCGAATCAAATTCAACTTTAGAAAAGTATGATATAGTTATCTTTGATAAAAGGGATATTGATATTACGAATCGAATGCAATGTCCAGTTCTCTATATTGATTCCAATCGATCTAATAGGAGCAAATATCCTGAAAGTCATATAGATATTCTTCCGAATACAATCCATTCTGGAAATCTAGATGATTTCAATATTCTTATCTCATCTTATGTGAATCACACTCCATATTTCAACTCCTTGAAGAAAAAGAAAAAATGGGAACTCTTAATTTATGCAGGCAATCTTGATTATAATTCCAGTACAATTCTTGATAGGTCTGTCGTTGAGTTATTTCCGCCAGAGCATATTTACAGAATTGGTGGAATGGATACTGGTTTGGTACCATGGAAAGCACGAGTAACCAAATCGGAATGGTGGCTCCTACTGAGATCAACTAAGAAATTCTTATCCTATTTTGGTCAAGGTGTCATGGAAGCGATAGCTCTTGATTTAGAAGTTGCTACATATTCCATTTCAAAAACCCATCGTGAACTTAGTTTACTTTTAGACAGAGAAGCGTCTATTCCTTGGTTAGGTGATGTTGTTGCATATGATTTTGACAGTCCTTATGACCAAGACCTAAGTAATGGAAGCAATAGTGCTAACGAAAAAAATACATCATCAAATATTCTAGATTCAATTGAAAATGACAAGTATTCTCGTAAATTCGAATTAAGATTCTCTAAGTCTAGTAAGCAATTTACGAATACGGCAATTTCTGAAATTTTAATATGGATAGACAAGGAGATGAAAAGATCAAGGATTGGGTTATGA
- a CDS encoding spiro-SPASM protein: MKTLDYTPALVAIYVDKSTLEFYNSIDLSKLSSLFTDKIRKFLPETKFYSNYSFSFSEKILDPNQKTIESESEFLQQILNILPESTMNSQDWDEVCFFYFRGIAPLLDVNLTESIWQRHKRYLSQYSYSENLPEGIVPKILTREFLLSLPPQLSQDSHEYFLKNINLYDVEIFFHPPDLRQYRLNLLPNDKRSFHLVNALIGKSEEIHYADILPQLEQNPNWFRSGPSWIEIEVHRGCELKCTFCPRQFLDNSNDGLYLNRAVIRDSIAQLDEFPTEYTVCFGGMGEPFLHQDLRSIITEVLKGRNLKELIIETALYSDWEIIQTAFENITELQSSKVTVIVNLTTGKQDRYTKLYGSAMYQKVLENLVKLETILPKKNIAVQLIKMLEIEDEVDSYFDNFEKKGYQIIFQKYNRFARLMPEKRVSDLTPMKREFCWHLARELYINADGSVSICRQLPSSSPNSPDSKFKQIGNMQNLDTIGNIKMDRISDIWEKGLSSFKSSFLGDHEGTGAPCMECDEWYTFNG; encoded by the coding sequence ATGAAAACTTTAGATTATACACCAGCTTTGGTTGCGATCTATGTAGACAAATCTACTTTAGAGTTTTATAATTCAATTGATTTATCAAAGCTATCATCATTATTCACAGATAAAATTCGAAAATTTCTGCCTGAGACAAAATTCTATTCCAATTATTCCTTTTCATTTTCGGAGAAAATTCTTGATCCAAATCAAAAGACTATAGAATCCGAATCTGAATTTTTACAACAAATATTGAATATTCTTCCAGAATCTACAATGAATTCGCAAGATTGGGATGAAGTCTGTTTTTTCTATTTTCGGGGGATTGCTCCTTTATTGGATGTAAATCTAACAGAGAGTATTTGGCAGAGACATAAAAGATATCTCAGTCAATATTCTTACAGTGAGAATCTTCCTGAAGGAATCGTACCGAAAATTCTGACACGTGAATTTCTACTTAGTCTGCCTCCTCAACTCTCGCAAGATAGTCATGAATATTTTCTAAAAAATATCAATTTATATGATGTGGAAATTTTCTTCCATCCACCTGATCTGCGTCAGTATCGATTGAATCTTTTGCCAAATGATAAACGTTCATTCCATTTGGTAAATGCATTGATTGGCAAATCGGAAGAAATCCATTATGCTGATATTCTCCCTCAGTTAGAACAAAATCCTAACTGGTTTCGGTCTGGTCCGTCTTGGATAGAGATCGAAGTGCATCGAGGTTGCGAATTAAAATGTACATTTTGTCCAAGACAATTCCTTGATAATAGCAATGACGGACTCTATCTAAATCGAGCTGTGATTCGGGATTCAATCGCACAGTTGGATGAATTTCCCACTGAGTATACTGTTTGTTTTGGCGGTATGGGTGAACCTTTTCTCCACCAAGATTTACGTTCCATAATAACAGAAGTTTTAAAAGGCCGCAATTTAAAAGAACTCATTATAGAAACTGCTTTGTATTCTGATTGGGAAATTATTCAAACAGCATTCGAGAATATTACAGAATTGCAAAGTTCTAAAGTTACAGTAATCGTGAATCTAACCACAGGCAAGCAAGATCGCTATACTAAATTGTATGGATCTGCAATGTATCAAAAGGTTTTAGAAAATTTAGTGAAGCTTGAGACAATTCTTCCTAAGAAAAACATTGCTGTTCAATTGATTAAAATGCTAGAAATTGAAGATGAAGTTGATTCTTATTTTGACAATTTTGAGAAAAAAGGATACCAGATCATATTCCAAAAATACAATAGATTTGCACGATTGATGCCAGAGAAAAGAGTCAGTGATCTAACTCCCATGAAGCGAGAATTTTGTTGGCATTTAGCTCGGGAACTCTATATCAATGCGGATGGATCTGTTTCTATTTGTAGACAGCTACCAAGTTCTTCTCCGAACTCTCCAGACTCGAAATTTAAACAGATTGGAAATATGCAGAATTTGGATACAATCGGAAATATCAAGATGGATAGGATTTCAGATATTTGGGAAAAAGGACTCTCATCATTTAAGTCTTCTTTTTTAGGCGATCATGAAGGAACAGGTGCCCCCTGTATGGAATGTGATGAGTGGTATACCTTCAACGGATAA